The DNA segment GGCCAGCCTCCTTGGAGAAGCGGCGCGGTGGTGCTCGAACCTCTCGGCCCCGGACATGTTCTGGAATTGGAACGGCATGATGCCCGACATGCTCGCCGCGCCGACCGGTTGGCTGGGGCCGTTTCTCAACATCCTGCCGCTGGCGACGGTCGGCTTGTTCATCTGGCAGCAAACGCTGTTCATGCCGCCGGCGACCGACGAAAACACGGCCCTGCAACAGAAGATCATGAAGTACATGACGCTGTTCATGGGGGTGATGTTCTTCAAGGTGGCCGCTGGGCTATGCCTATACTTCATCGCCTCGAGCCTGTGGGGAATCGGCGAGCGAAAGCTGTTGCCGAAGATGACCGGCGCTGCGGCCACCGCCGCCGATGGTTCGGGCGCCGCTCGGCCGGTTGCGGCGCCCGGGGCAAACGGCAACGCCGGCTCGAAACGCAAGAAGCAACGCGGACGCAGGTAATTGTCTTTCTCACGTCTCGTCGGCCCCGAACTGCCTCAGCCAGTATTCAACTTCGCTGGGCGAAAAGGGGCCCTCGGGCTTGAGATTTTGCACGGGATGGCGTTCGTGACGCTGCTTCCGATCTCGCATCAACTGGGCGAACCACAGGTCGCTATCGATTGCGATTGCTTTGCGGCGATGCGCGGCGCGCTGCAAGCGATGGTCGCTGGAAACGACCGTCAGCCGCCGGGGCGCAGAGTCGGCGGCGATCAACTCTTCGATCAGCGTATCGGCATCGCTGTCGCGCGGCGCGAATCGCACGCTCAGTCCCTTGTATTGCACGGCGCGGGCCAAGCCCCAAGGAGATTCCGAAGCGTCGAATACGACGATCGTCCGCGGCACTTCCTCGGAAGCGATCGACTCCGCCAGCAGGTTCAGCAGCGCCTCTCTCGCGCGCTGCAATCCGCCCGGTCCTTTGCCGCGGCCGAAACAACCGGCCACGTTGAGCAGATTATAGCCGTCGATCAAGAGAGACATGCGGGCTTGTACTCGATCTGAAATCGGATGCGGCGTTGGAGATCACTCCGCTAACCTCATGATAGCTGCGCTGCCAAAGGGCGCACAGTTAGCCGTTTCGCATGCCTGGGCTACGTAAAGACGGTGGCCTTCGGCTCGCATAAAAGCCCGCCCAATGTGCCAACGTTTACCGTCGACCGCGGTTACAATGCGGGGATGGGCGAGAACCTATCCAGCGATGATTCGCCGGTCCCGACGAAAAAGTCGAAACGTCGTTGGCTTCAATTCAGCCTGCGGTCGCTGTTGATCTTCACGCTGATTTGCGCCATCGGCTCGGCTTGGGTCGCGCGCAGAATGGAGCGGAAGCGCAAAGAGCGCGAAACGGTGGAGGCGATCGTTAAGTCCGGCGGACAGGTGTACTACGACTACCAAGTCGACCCGCGCGGTGTCGTACTGCGCGGGACAGTATCTGCCGCGCCGCCAGGACCGGCTTGGTTGCGAGGACTATTCGGCGAGAACTTCCTCAGTGAAGTCAAGACCGTGGGTCTCAAAGGCGGGGACGCGGAACTTGAAAGCATTAAAGGGCTGACTGAACTCCAAATGCTCAACTTGTCCGGCAGCAAGATTACCGATGCTGGACTAATCTATCTCGAAGGATTTCCGCATCTCGAAAGTCTTTGCCTGGGACTGGGCTCAGAGGGGACGAATATCGGGGACGCCGGATTGCAGCACGTCAAGGGGCTGACCGAACTTCGAGACCTGTATCTCGTGAGGACCAAAGTCACCGATGCCGGACTGGCAAACATCAAAGGGCTGACGCGGCTCCAAACGCTATACCTCGGCGACACTCAAGTCACCGACGCCGGGCTCGTGAATCTAAAAGACTTGACGCAGCTCCGAGCGCTGCTGTTATCTGAAACCAAGATTACCGATGCTGGACTCGTAAACCTCAAACGATTGACGCAACTCCAAAAACTATGGTTCTACGGGTCAAAAATCGCCGACGGTGGACTGGTGAATAT comes from the Pirellulales bacterium genome and includes:
- a CDS encoding NYN domain-containing protein: MSLLIDGYNLLNVAGCFGRGKGPGGLQRAREALLNLLAESIASEEVPRTIVVFDASESPWGLARAVQYKGLSVRFAPRDSDADTLIEELIAADSAPRRLTVVSSDHRLQRAAHRRKAIAIDSDLWFAQLMRDRKQRHERHPVQNLKPEGPFSPSEVEYWLRQFGADET